One stretch of Ananas comosus cultivar F153 linkage group 6, ASM154086v1, whole genome shotgun sequence DNA includes these proteins:
- the LOC109712118 gene encoding pentatricopeptide repeat-containing protein At1g05750, chloroplastic-like: MDFFVSSKAVPMPHLWVLSFLDESVPCMVSMCRGEPTKDPTLTALQLCEEVKRGKAEDLEDEGLSSGETVKSHATLNQPAPNQGESHSAKEPARTKGRSAAWRSARHGHGRFHSHSPPSSTSSPPHPTSLTAAPPPRDAALRRRLLPGTAAAALSSGGVPGRATLLALLSACSDSESPSVPIALALHSLSLKLGLHRDLLLSTALVGFYSKARLPALARRVFDRMPLRSSVSFNTMIAGLMRNGDVEGAFSVFDRMPQPDTVSWTALIDGCVKNGLLEAALDCFRLMRLDGIEPDYVTIVAVVAACAALGALGQGLWVHRYVVTCEFRQNVRIANSLIDMYARCGRVDFAYQVFEKMAKRTVVSWNSIIVGFAINGRCEDTLEHFELMRREGFEPDGVTFTGVLAACSHVGLVDEGLRYYELMRTEYNIPPRIEHYGCVVDLLGRAKRLEEAMRVVEEMPMRPNEVVLGSLLAACRMYGDVKTAERLMGLLVELEPGGDSNYVLLSNIYAAAGRWDGVGAVRNLMKAHGIKKKPAFSAVEIEGSEHEFMAGDRSHSRCDEIYEMLEMVHLEMEVNGYVPRGSTGAYSDCD; this comes from the exons ATGGATTTCTTTGTTTCGTCGAAGGCGGTGCCCATGCCACATTTGTGGGTGCTGAGCTTTCTGGACGAGTCAGTGCCTTGCATGGTTTCGATGTGTCGGGGTGAGCCGACGAAGGATCCAACTCTGACAGCCCTGCAGCTTTGCGAGGAGGTGAAGCGCGGGAAGGCTGAGGACCTCGAGGATGAGGGCCTGAGCAGCGGAGAGACTGTCAAGTCTCATGCGACGCTGAACCAGCCAGCGCCCAATCAAGGTGAGAGTCATTCTGCCAAGGAGCCTGCGAGGACCAAGGGGCGTTCTGCAGCTTGGCGGAGTGCGC GACACGGCCATGGCCGCTTCCACTCCCACTCAcctccctcctccacctcctctccTCCCCACCCTACCTCCCTCACCGCCGCGCCTCCGCCGCGCGACGCGGCcctgcgccgccgcctcctccccggcaccgccgccgcggcgctctCCTCCGGTGGCGTCCCCGGCCGCGCCAccctcctcgccctcctctCCGCGTGCTCGGACTCCGAATCCCCATCCGTCCCCATCGCCCTCGCCCtccactccctctccctcaagctaggCCTCCACCGCGacctcctcctctccaccgccctcGTCGGCTTCTACTCCAAAGCCCGCCTCCCCGCGCTCGCCCGCCGGGTGTTCGACCGAATGCCCCTGAGGAGCTCCGTCTCCTTCAACACCATGATCGCGGGCCTCATGCGCAACGGCGACGTCGAGGGCGCCTTCAGCGTGTTCGATCGCATGCCCCAGCCGGATACAGTCTCTTGGACGGCGCTGATCGACGGGTGCGTCAAGAACGGGCTCCTCGAAGCAGCCCTGGACTGCTTCCGCTTAATGCGGCTCGATGGGATCGAGCCCGATTACGTGACCATCGTCGCCGTTGTCGCTGCTTGCGCGGCTCTCGGAGCGCTCGGCCAGGGTCTCTGGGTCCACCGGTATGTCGTGACCTGCGAATTCCGCCAAAACGTCCGAATCGCCAATTCGCTCATCGATATGTATGCGCGGTGTGGGCGTGTCGATTTCGCTTACCAGGTGTTTGAGAAAATGGCCAAGAGGACGGTGGTTTCTTGGAACTCGATTATCGTCGGCTTCGCGATCAATGGGCGGTGCGAGGACACGCTCGAGCACTTTGAATTGATGCGGAGGGAAGGGTTCGAGCCGGACGGAGTCACATTCACCGGTGTGCTCGCCGCGTGTAGCCATGTCGGATTAGTCGACGAGGGGCTAAGATACTACGAGCTCATGCGCACGGAGTACAACATTCCCCCAAGAATCGAGCACTATGGGTGTGTGGTGGACCTTCTCGGCAGGGCAAAGCGGCTGGAGGAGGCGATGCGGGTGGTCGAGGAAATGCCGATGAGACCAAACGAAGTGGTGTTGGGCTCTCTTCTCGCCGCCTGTCGGATGTACGGGGATGTTAAGACGGCGGAGAGGCTGATGGGGCTTCTTGTCGAGTTGGAGCCCGGCGGAGATTCAAATTACGTGCTGTTGTCGAATATATACGCAGCCGCTGGGAGGTGGGATGGCGTGGGGGCGGTGCGGAATTTGATGAAGGCTCACGGAATAAAGAAGAAACCTGCGTTCAGTGCGGTCGAGATTGAAGGTAGTGAGCATGAGTTTATGGCGGGAGATAGGTCGCATTCACGGTGCGATGAGATATATGAGATGCTTGAGATGGTTCATCTTGAGATGGAGGTGAACGGTTATGTGCCAAGAGGCAGTACAGGTGCTTACTCAGATTGTGACTGA
- the LOC109711277 gene encoding mitogen-activated protein kinase kinase kinase 1-like codes for MDYKRSPGSGRRRLERINAIKNVEYESSSVDLEASAAAAAAAAAFAAQKSFGIRGGVDGEVDLLYRAFGLSGPEDFAISHSVWAASKTHSDLLRHHPPPSPPPIPKEDASVRVSIVGSGADPDGAERGKIRANLPPPAERRSRSSKEKEEVAGDGDDEAKGTRMGVTARGLAESTSNYERVVPSGAENSPSKGDESLSARTAGAITVSPNGMLKRVIRSWTKGELLGSGSFGTVYEAISDDGFFFAVKEVSLLDQGNNAEQRIFQLEQEILLLSRFQHENIVQYYGTEKAKATLYVFLELVSRGSLASLYQKYRLQNSQVSAYTRQILHGLNYLHQRNVVHRDIKCANILVDSNGAVKLADFGLAKETTMSNGLKSSKGSVYWMAPEVARAKPYGPSADIWSLGCTVLEMLTGRLPYPNTEWTQALFKIGRGEPPPIPASLTREARDFIQMCVQVIPSRRPSAAELLEHPFVKRPAPSPSSSDLSL; via the exons atggacTACAAGCGCTCACCGGGATCGGGGCGCCGGCGACTCGAGCGCATCAACGCCATCAAGAACGTGGAGTACGAGTCCTCCTCCGTCGACCTCGAAGCctccgccgcagccgcagccgccgccgccgccttcgccgCGCAGAAGAGCTTCGGGATCCGCGGCGGGGTCGACGGCGAGGTCGACCTCCTCTACCGCGCCTTCGGCCTCTCCGGGCCCGAGGACTTCGCCATCTCCCACTCCGTCTGGGCCGCCTCCAAGACCCACTCcgacctcctccgccaccatccccctccctctcctcccccaaTCCCGAAAGAAGATGCTAGTGTTAGGGTTTCGATCGTCGGGAGCGGCGCGGATCCTGATGGAGCCGAACGTGGCAAAATTAGGGCTAATTTACCTCCCCCGGCCGAGAGGAGATCTCGCTCTtcgaaagagaaagaggaagttGCGGGGGACGGAGACGATGAAGCGAAGGGGACGAGAATGGGAGTGACTGCGAGAGGTCTCGCGGAATCGACTTCGAATTATGAGAGGGTTGTACCATCAGGTGCGGAGAATTCTCCAAGCAAAGGTGATGAGTCTTTGAGCGCACGCACTGCAGGAGCGATCACCGTATCGCCTAACGGGATGCTCAAGAGGGTGATCAGATCATGGACTAAAGGGGAGCTTCTTGGTAGTGGATCCTTTGGAACGGTTTATGAGGCCATCAGCGA CGACGGGTTTTTCTTTGCTGTTAAAGAAGTCTCCTTACTTGACCAAGGAAATAACGCAGAACAGCGTATTTTTCAACTGGAGCAG GAAATCTTGCTTTTAAGTCGTTTCCAACATGAGAACATAGTTCAGTATTATGGAACTGAGAAG GCAAAAGCAACATTATACGTCTTCCTTGAACTTGTTAGTCGAGGCTCTTTGGCATCTCTGTATCAGAAGTACCGATTGCAGAATTCACAAGTCTCTGCATACACAAGGCAGATTCTACATGGGTTAAATTATCTACATCAGCGCAATGTCGTGCACAG AGATATCAAATGTGCTAATATACTGGTCGATTCAAATGGAGCTGTGAAACTTGCAGATTTCGGACTTGCAAAGGAG ACAACTATGTCAAATGGCTTGAAATCTAGCAAAGGAAGTGTCTACTGGATGGCACCAGAG GTTGCTAGGGCAAAGCCTTACGGGCCTTCAGCTGACATATGGAGCCTCGGTTGCACTGTTTTGGAGATGCTGACTGGTCGGCTTCCTTATCCTAATACAGAATGG ACTCAAGCTTTATTTAAAATCGGACGGGGTGAGCCGCCGCCTATTCCAGCTTCCCTGACAAGAGAGGCCCGCGATTTCATTCAAATGTGCGTACAGGTCATTCCAAGCCGACGACCCTCAGCTGCTGAACTACTGGAGCATCCGTTTGTGAAGAGGCCGGCTCCATCTCCTAGCAGCTCTGATCTTTCTCTGTAA
- the LOC109711897 gene encoding lysM domain-containing GPI-anchored protein 1, translating to MAPPPPSPSPFPFVVIVFVIVFFSLPLVSLCKSTIEPCSVSDACPALLGYTLYADLKVSEVAALFRADPFALLAANALDFASVPDVPDRILPAGLFLRVPTLCSCADGIRKSLSTRYRTRPADTDNFLPAVYLSYVVRGGDTVPAIAARYSTTVADIVNANGMGGTAVGPGDILAIPLPACPSMFPRYASDYGMLVANATYAITADQCVQCSCGPGNLNLYCTPASLAVSCPSMQCRNSKLMLGNATIQHTSAGCNVTSCDYGGFVNGTLITKLTTTLQPKCPAPHQLPPVFEPPTSVIRESYLAPTPSPIPEAEPGGPVPSRKPSPSVAGTFTLPGVSPSVGPAGSSSEGTSVDRMSYILNLLLFLLLLIFSRAEQDINLYVEINYWEMSCV from the exons ATggcgcctcctcctccctctccctctccctttccCTTCGTCGTCATCGTCTTCGTCATTGTGTTCTTCTCCCTCCCCCTCGTCTCCCTCTGCAAATCCACGATCGAGCCCTGCTCCGTCTCCGACGCGTGCCCCGCGCTCCTCGGCTACACGCTCTACGCCGACCTGAAGGTCTCCGAGGTGGCCGCGCTCTTCCGCGCCgaccccttcgccctcctcgccGCCAACGCCCTCGACTTTGCCTCCGTCCCCGACGTGCCCGACCGCATCCTCCCCGCCGGCCTCTTCCTCCGCGTCCCCACCCTCTGCTCCTGCGCCGACGGCATCCGCAAGTCGCTCTCCACCCGCTACCGGACCCGACCCGCCGACACCGACAACTTCCTCCCCGCCGTGTACTTGTCGTACGTCGTGCGCGGCGGCGACACCGTCCCCGCAATCGCCGCGCGGTACTCCACAACCGTGGCCGACATCGTTAATGCGAACGGCATGGGCGGCACGGCCGTCGGGCCTGGGGACATCCTCGCGATCCCATTGCCAG CATGTCCATCGATGTTCCCGAGGTACGCGTCCGATTACGGAATGCTTGTGGCAAATGCGACTTACGCAATTACTGCTGATCAGTGCGTTCAATGCAGCTGCGGCCCAGGAAATCTCAA TCTGTACTGCACACCAGCTTCATTAGCAGTGTCGTGCCCGAGCATGCAATGCAGAAACAGCAAACTGATGCTCGGAAATGCGACCATTCAACACACCAGTGCTGGTTGCAATGTCACTTCTTGCGACTACGGTGGATTCGTAAATGGAACTCTAATCACCAA GTTAACCACCACTCTCCAACCAAAATGCCCAG CGCCGCATCAACTTCCTCCGGTTTTTGAGCCGCCAACTTCCGTGATCCGTGAGTCATACTTGGCTCCAACCCCATCACCAATCCCAGAGGCTGAACCTGGCGGTCCTGTGCCGTCGCGAAAGCCATCACCTTCGGTAGCAGGAACTTTTACTCTCCCTGGTGTTTCTCCTTCAGTTGGTCCGGCGGGGAGTTCTTCTGAGGGCACTTCGGTAGATCGAATGAGTTACATTCTGAATCTGCTTCTCTTTCTTCTGCTTCTCATCTTCTCGCG AGCTGAACAGGACATTAATTTGTATGTGGAAATCAACTACTGGGAAATGTCTTGTGTATAA